A region from the Xanthocytophaga agilis genome encodes:
- a CDS encoding glycosyltransferase family 2 protein, whose translation MSPKVTVVIPNFNHESYLTKRIDSVINQSFQDYEIILMDDKSTDKSHEVIEHYRNHPKVSKIIYNVENSGSTFKQWNKGIKEAKGEYIWIAESDDFNELNFLERMVNLLEADSNRVAAYSHSWEIDSKNVRLRNWDFHYHELNMTLWKSDFVMSGSMLATSYMFIKNIVPNASAVVFKKNAYHKAGGADETYRVIGDWKLWSSLFLQGDVAFVAEPLNYFRTHQRNVRSATARNGISLLERLRVMEYLRTQINIPVDIQDRAMHHFVKTWIDMILQQGLTYQASKKVIQQFIKQDPHAWRRLLKRCWLLRTKMFRLVFKLITN comes from the coding sequence ATGAGCCCCAAAGTAACCGTTGTTATACCTAATTTTAATCATGAATCCTATCTTACAAAGCGTATTGACTCTGTCATTAACCAATCTTTTCAGGATTATGAAATTATATTAATGGATGACAAATCTACCGATAAAAGCCATGAGGTTATAGAACATTATCGGAATCATCCTAAGGTGAGCAAAATAATATATAATGTAGAAAATAGCGGTAGTACATTCAAACAATGGAATAAAGGCATCAAAGAAGCTAAAGGAGAATATATATGGATTGCAGAATCTGATGATTTCAATGAACTAAACTTTCTGGAAAGAATGGTAAACTTGTTGGAGGCAGATAGTAATCGAGTAGCAGCCTATTCTCATTCCTGGGAAATAGACTCAAAAAATGTACGTTTGCGTAATTGGGATTTTCATTATCATGAACTTAATATGACTTTATGGAAATCTGATTTTGTGATGTCTGGCAGCATGTTAGCCACCTCATATATGTTTATCAAAAATATTGTTCCTAATGCAAGTGCTGTTGTCTTTAAAAAAAATGCTTACCATAAAGCAGGTGGAGCAGATGAGACCTATCGTGTGATTGGTGATTGGAAATTATGGTCTTCTTTATTTTTACAGGGCGATGTTGCATTTGTAGCTGAGCCTCTTAACTATTTTCGAACCCACCAACGTAATGTCCGTAGTGCAACGGCTCGAAATGGGATTAGTTTACTTGAACGACTACGAGTAATGGAATACTTACGTACACAAATTAACATTCCAGTAGATATACAAGATCGGGCTATGCACCATTTTGTTAAAACATGGATTGATATGATTCTGCAACAAGGACTTACTTATCAAGCCAGCAAAAAAGTCATACAACAGTTTATAAAACAAGACCCTCATGCTTGGCGCCGTTTGCTAAAAAGGTGTTGGTTACTTCGCACAAAAATGTTCCGTCTTGTATTCAAGCTAATTACAAATTAA
- a CDS encoding DUF5672 family protein: MLAISSFFKKKELVAVVIPIYKPKPDPNEVLSLQTCLEILTKYQIIFVAPENLNVHWYLEFCSTNGVQVRLERFQDNYFANISGYNKLLLSAAFYKRFLNYKYILIYQLDALVFRDELTDWCNSGIDYIGAPWPADDWPYMDTVYAWLPKKITWLYAKKIKKINLVGNGGLSLRHNLKFYLICLIFRKSIQQWLNKHGQEDIFWSFFAGVFYPFYKVGKEADAIRFAFEKSPHKLYRLNNNQLPFGCHAWEKHDPEFWQEQLKQSIDLHSPLLRQKKDD, translated from the coding sequence ATGTTAGCTATTAGTAGTTTTTTCAAAAAAAAAGAACTGGTTGCAGTTGTTATTCCAATTTATAAACCCAAACCAGATCCAAATGAGGTTTTGTCACTACAAACTTGTTTAGAAATACTTACTAAGTATCAAATTATTTTTGTAGCGCCTGAGAATCTGAATGTACACTGGTATTTAGAATTTTGCTCTACTAATGGAGTGCAAGTCCGGCTTGAAAGATTCCAAGACAACTATTTTGCCAATATCAGTGGATATAATAAATTATTGCTATCAGCAGCATTTTATAAACGATTTTTAAACTACAAATATATTCTGATTTATCAATTGGATGCTCTGGTATTTAGAGATGAGTTAACCGATTGGTGTAATTCTGGCATTGATTATATCGGAGCACCTTGGCCTGCAGATGACTGGCCTTATATGGATACTGTATACGCATGGCTACCTAAAAAAATAACATGGTTGTATGCAAAAAAAATAAAAAAAATAAATCTTGTTGGAAATGGAGGGCTCTCACTTCGACATAACCTTAAGTTTTATTTGATTTGTTTAATTTTTAGAAAGTCTATACAACAATGGCTAAACAAACACGGACAAGAGGATATTTTTTGGTCATTTTTTGCGGGGGTATTCTATCCATTTTATAAAGTAGGTAAAGAGGCTGATGCTATACGATTTGCTTTTGAGAAAAGTCCTCATAAATTATATAGATTAAATAACAACCAGCTTCCTTTTGGCTGCCATGCATGGGAAAAACATGATCCTGAATTCTGGCAGGAACAATTAAAACAATCCATAGACCTACACTCACCTCTTTTGCGACAAAAAAAAGATGATTAA
- a CDS encoding class I SAM-dependent methyltransferase: protein MGALNYRYNVKFSTHIINFDNIPQLWTCKNCYSGFTQNAITQTDAETLYSTGNGTLRWSGTKFEDDKPKEVSSFFNTFLKNGMKVMDIGCNTGEFLDFVKDKKCIPYGIELSKDSREVVLDKGYKCYSDFTNIDEVFDVITAFDLFEHLYQPNSLINFCKKKLKKEGLLIIFTGNIGSINAKLAKNKWWYTNYPEHVLFASRKYYSQLDNFSISTYLKTYASQSHEALHNNSSFLNTIKNILQGKFTGNPALFKDHHLIALKHMP, encoded by the coding sequence GTGGGCGCACTTAATTATCGATATAATGTAAAATTCTCTACACATATCATAAATTTTGATAACATCCCTCAATTGTGGACTTGTAAAAATTGTTACTCCGGATTTACTCAAAATGCAATTACTCAAACTGACGCTGAAACTTTGTATTCAACAGGTAATGGTACTTTAAGGTGGAGTGGAACAAAATTTGAGGATGATAAGCCTAAAGAGGTTTCCTCTTTTTTCAATACTTTTCTTAAAAACGGAATGAAAGTAATGGATATTGGATGTAATACTGGGGAGTTTTTAGATTTCGTTAAAGATAAGAAGTGTATTCCTTATGGAATAGAATTAAGCAAAGATAGTAGGGAAGTTGTTCTAGATAAAGGTTATAAATGTTATAGTGATTTTACAAATATTGATGAAGTATTTGATGTAATAACAGCATTTGATTTGTTTGAGCACTTATATCAACCTAACTCGCTCATTAATTTTTGTAAAAAGAAGCTTAAGAAAGAGGGGCTCCTAATTATCTTTACTGGTAATATTGGTAGTATTAATGCTAAATTAGCCAAGAATAAGTGGTGGTATACAAATTATCCGGAACATGTACTTTTTGCTTCGAGAAAATATTATTCACAATTAGATAATTTTTCTATAAGCACATATTTAAAAACATATGCATCACAAAGTCACGAAGCACTTCACAATAATAGTAGTTTCTTAAATACAATTAAGAATATATTACAAGGAAAATTTACAGGTAATCCCGCTTTGTTTAAAGACCATCATTTGATTGCTCTAAAACATATGCCTTGA
- a CDS encoding FkbM family methyltransferase, with translation MINKIKKHINKKILYLLSPIIYKNPLIVKNILKSDTASFVLDTIKKDSNLLDLVLQEFKEEIHTRMENYPSPLNPGYNHIDKSVEILKRTTGNQADLLIVDIGAATGYVSELFAKTLPEHTIYSFEPIKNSYEQLKNKSEFYKNIIPRNKAIGSSNTELEINVANRITASSLYALNPGEDNNFITQNINLTRKETITVSTLDTEISIGQRIGILKLDVQGYELEALKGAYRCLEETYIILVEVSNHNYYTGGAQYYEIDDFLRKKGFRLYTIIPSLRENGRMLEWDCIYTNQKFVKL, from the coding sequence GTGATTAATAAAATAAAAAAACACATAAATAAGAAGATTCTTTATCTGTTAAGCCCTATAATTTACAAGAATCCACTTATTGTTAAGAATATTTTAAAAAGTGATACTGCATCTTTTGTACTTGATACTATAAAAAAAGATTCGAATCTTCTTGACTTGGTATTACAGGAGTTCAAAGAAGAAATACATACAAGAATGGAGAATTATCCATCTCCTTTAAACCCTGGGTATAATCATATTGATAAAAGCGTTGAAATATTAAAGAGAACAACAGGCAATCAAGCTGATCTCTTAATAGTAGATATTGGCGCTGCTACAGGCTATGTAAGTGAGTTATTTGCTAAAACGTTACCTGAACATACAATATATTCCTTTGAACCCATTAAAAATAGTTATGAACAGCTTAAGAATAAATCTGAGTTCTACAAAAATATTATTCCAAGAAACAAAGCAATTGGAAGTTCTAATACTGAACTAGAAATTAATGTTGCAAATCGCATTACCGCTTCTTCTCTTTATGCTCTTAATCCTGGAGAAGATAATAACTTTATTACACAAAATATTAATTTAACAAGGAAGGAAACTATAACTGTATCTACCCTAGATACAGAAATATCTATAGGTCAAAGGATTGGTATACTCAAGTTAGATGTTCAAGGTTATGAATTAGAAGCACTCAAAGGGGCCTATAGATGCTTGGAAGAGACATATATAATACTTGTAGAAGTTAGTAATCATAACTATTATACTGGCGGTGCGCAATATTATGAAATTGATGACTTTTTAAGAAAAAAAGGGTTTCGTTTATATACCATTATTCCATCACTTAGAGAAAATGGAAGAATGTTGGAATGGGATTGTATTTACACGAATCAGAAATTTGTAAAACTGTAA
- a CDS encoding FkbM family methyltransferase, whose product MLAPIVLFVYNRPWHTSQTLEALSKNDLADQSVLYIYADGPKKDASPEALEKIKETRNVIREQQWCKEIHIIEADINKGLAESIIQGVTDVVNRFGKVIVLEDDIVTSKGFLQYMNDALNLYENTEEVMHVSGFMFPIQTDGLSETFFYNANSCWGWATWKRAWKSFNSDARSLLIQLSDKGPIDYFTFNAGQGNAFYQQLIQNVNGQIRTWAVKWHTSIFLNNGLCLHPKISLIRNIGHDGSGENCDISSQYKDMIIADSITVNNISVQANDAIAERVAEYQYLLQFPQPQIKPQPKISVKRKLYRKVKSFLHKPPQSVTPPVKKVHINKEVMTEEERLRILPRYIPTTTDFQGSKFKLADAPTFLGGRSEIFEKGIYEFKASSNQPFIIDCGANIGLSVTYFKKLYPDAYIIAFEPDNIICSILQQNINSFGFNTIQVYQEAIWTENGFIEFQVEGGFSGRIPKPGDETRLVKVKSRRLKDLLIDKKVDFLKVDIEGAEYEVLMDCKDVLQNVENIFIEYHSHITESQKLDKILSILSENGFRYHIHEAYTRPRPYVQRELMLGMDLQLDIFGYRI is encoded by the coding sequence GTGTTAGCCCCTATCGTACTTTTTGTCTATAATCGGCCTTGGCATACAAGTCAAACATTAGAAGCACTATCTAAAAATGATTTAGCAGATCAATCTGTATTATATATCTACGCTGATGGCCCAAAGAAAGATGCTTCACCAGAAGCTCTTGAAAAGATTAAAGAAACAAGAAATGTAATCAGAGAACAACAGTGGTGTAAGGAAATACATATCATTGAGGCTGATATTAATAAAGGCTTAGCAGAATCAATCATTCAGGGTGTTACTGATGTTGTTAATCGTTTTGGAAAAGTTATTGTATTAGAAGATGATATTGTAACATCAAAAGGCTTTCTCCAATATATGAATGATGCATTAAATCTATATGAAAATACTGAAGAGGTTATGCATGTATCAGGATTTATGTTTCCTATCCAAACAGATGGATTATCAGAAACTTTCTTCTATAATGCAAATTCATGCTGGGGCTGGGCAACATGGAAAAGAGCATGGAAAAGCTTTAATTCAGATGCAAGAAGTTTACTTATACAATTATCAGATAAAGGTCCAATCGATTATTTTACCTTTAATGCAGGTCAAGGGAATGCTTTTTATCAACAACTCATACAGAACGTAAACGGTCAGATAAGAACATGGGCTGTAAAATGGCATACAAGTATTTTTCTAAATAATGGATTATGCCTGCATCCTAAAATATCTCTTATTAGAAACATAGGTCATGATGGTAGTGGTGAGAACTGTGATATTTCAAGTCAGTATAAAGATATGATAATTGCCGATTCTATAACGGTAAATAACATTTCAGTTCAGGCAAATGATGCTATTGCAGAAAGAGTCGCAGAGTATCAATACCTTTTACAGTTTCCACAACCACAAATAAAGCCGCAACCCAAAATAAGTGTGAAACGGAAACTTTATAGAAAAGTTAAATCCTTCTTACACAAACCGCCACAGTCAGTAACTCCTCCTGTTAAAAAGGTCCATATTAACAAAGAAGTTATGACAGAGGAAGAAAGGTTGCGGATACTACCTCGTTATATTCCAACCACTACTGACTTTCAAGGGAGTAAATTTAAACTTGCTGATGCTCCTACTTTTTTGGGTGGAAGGTCAGAAATTTTCGAAAAAGGCATATATGAATTTAAGGCATCTTCTAATCAACCATTTATTATAGATTGTGGTGCTAATATTGGCCTAAGTGTAACATATTTCAAAAAACTTTATCCAGATGCATATATAATTGCATTTGAGCCTGACAATATTATCTGTAGTATATTGCAGCAGAATATAAATAGTTTTGGGTTTAATACAATACAGGTATACCAGGAAGCGATCTGGACAGAAAATGGATTTATTGAATTTCAGGTTGAAGGAGGGTTTTCGGGTCGTATCCCTAAACCTGGAGATGAAACCCGTTTAGTCAAAGTTAAGTCCAGAAGGTTAAAAGACCTACTTATTGATAAAAAGGTAGATTTTTTAAAGGTAGATATTGAGGGAGCAGAATATGAAGTATTAATGGATTGTAAAGATGTATTACAAAATGTAGAAAATATTTTTATTGAATACCATTCACACATTACTGAATCACAAAAATTAGATAAAATACTCTCCATTTTATCTGAAAATGGATTTAGGTATCATATTCATGAGGCATACACACGACCTAGGCCTTATGTTCAGAGAGAATTAATGTTGGGTATGGATTTACAATTAGATATATTTGGATACAGAATCTGA
- a CDS encoding FkbM family methyltransferase, producing MIKKITKKIARSFGFEIRKIKNISNGLPKQAITTVIPPSPDTMLSGLQRCSQREFFPNTVIDIGAAQGTWTHQAMQVWPKSNYILFEPLEERKEELSALASRHTNISIVHSGAGKEKTTVSFYVAEDLDGSGVAHNRTEEECRTIDVTTVDDEIARLQLPGPYLLKLDTHGYEVPIFEGASDTLKQTEVIVVECYGFQIAQNSLLFWEMCQYLDEKGFRLIDIVDTMRREKDHAFWQCDAFFIPKTSKVFTKNTYK from the coding sequence ATGATTAAGAAAATCACAAAAAAAATCGCACGTTCTTTTGGTTTCGAAATTAGAAAAATAAAGAATATTTCTAATGGATTACCAAAACAAGCAATAACAACGGTTATTCCTCCATCCCCAGACACTATGTTAAGTGGTCTGCAACGATGTAGCCAAAGAGAGTTCTTTCCCAATACTGTGATTGATATTGGAGCGGCACAAGGAACCTGGACACACCAGGCTATGCAAGTATGGCCTAAAAGTAACTATATTCTTTTTGAGCCGTTAGAAGAAAGAAAGGAAGAATTATCAGCATTAGCCTCAAGACATACTAATATCTCCATTGTACACAGTGGAGCTGGAAAAGAAAAAACAACTGTTAGCTTTTACGTTGCAGAAGATCTAGATGGTAGCGGTGTTGCTCATAATCGCACAGAAGAAGAATGTAGAACTATTGATGTAACAACTGTAGATGATGAAATAGCTCGATTGCAATTACCAGGGCCGTATTTATTAAAACTGGATACACATGGCTATGAAGTACCTATCTTTGAGGGAGCATCTGATACACTGAAACAAACTGAAGTAATTGTGGTAGAATGTTATGGATTCCAAATTGCACAAAACTCTTTATTATTTTGGGAAATGTGTCAGTATTTAGACGAAAAAGGATTCCGGTTAATTGACATAGTTGATACCATGCGTCGTGAGAAAGATCATGCGTTTTGGCAATGTGATGCTTTTTTTATACCAAAGACGTCCAAAGTTTTCACTAAAAACACTTACAAATAA
- a CDS encoding glycosyltransferase, translated as MISIIVCSKSQSDLQATQKQVEQTIGVPYEIIAIENSSAKYGICEAYNLGASQSKYDYLCFMHEDLRFYSQNWGVKVVEALQDTQTGLLGIMGSIAKTKAPSGWSLATDLNLTRLNFIQKFPDGESRTSLINPEGKNTAEVVTLDGCWLCTRKDVWQKIPFDQTTFRHFHLYDLDYSIQVFTAGYKVCVLFGVSIEHLSVGNFDTKWIREALIFTKKWKDKLPVHLTSIQSQELSSTELRTNKQFIKLMLKNKFDKQVIFKYLLVCLSFGKFDSDLWYLWSQFLTGKSINPIYSLSKRIKNLFHKASAH; from the coding sequence ATGATTTCAATAATTGTTTGCTCTAAAAGCCAGTCAGATCTCCAAGCTACTCAGAAACAAGTAGAGCAAACAATAGGAGTGCCTTATGAAATCATTGCTATTGAAAACTCTTCTGCTAAATATGGTATATGTGAAGCATATAATCTAGGTGCCTCACAAAGCAAGTACGATTATTTATGTTTTATGCATGAAGATCTGCGTTTTTACTCTCAGAACTGGGGAGTAAAAGTAGTGGAGGCACTGCAAGATACTCAGACAGGGTTATTGGGTATAATGGGTTCCATTGCCAAAACGAAAGCCCCGTCCGGCTGGTCCCTTGCGACAGACTTAAATCTTACCCGACTCAATTTTATCCAGAAGTTTCCTGATGGAGAATCACGTACCTCATTGATTAATCCAGAAGGAAAAAATACCGCAGAAGTTGTAACCTTAGATGGATGTTGGCTGTGTACACGTAAAGATGTATGGCAAAAGATTCCTTTTGATCAAACAACATTTCGCCATTTTCATTTATATGATCTTGATTATTCTATACAGGTTTTTACAGCAGGGTATAAAGTCTGTGTCTTGTTTGGAGTTAGTATTGAACATTTATCTGTTGGAAACTTTGATACTAAATGGATACGGGAAGCATTAATCTTCACAAAAAAATGGAAAGATAAACTACCTGTTCACTTAACCAGTATTCAATCACAGGAACTTTCTTCTACAGAGCTTCGTACAAACAAACAGTTTATTAAATTAATGTTGAAGAACAAATTTGATAAACAGGTAATTTTTAAATACTTGCTTGTATGTTTGTCTTTTGGAAAGTTTGATAGTGATCTCTGGTATTTATGGAGTCAATTTCTTACAGGAAAATCTATCAACCCTATATATAGCTTATCTAAAAGGATCAAAAATCTTTTTCATAAAGCATCTGCCCATTAA
- a CDS encoding glycosyltransferase family 4 protein, with protein sequence MKKHLLVISHEASRTGAVLVLLNLLQWFRQQNLFEITIILYRTGELEPDFRAVGNVYIWNKEESSQTNTYTQLVSKIQNKLSGSSKHKYILEALRTHKWEAVYINTALAARILPEIASLLHCPIFCHIHELEIVLQTYCRLDKFSKAEPFITHYITASEAVKQNLIENKHISLHKPQHVVYEWIDTSKIRKPSKKTSDVKKELGIPENAFVVGGSGLVEWRKGADLFLMVADYLRLKNELNNTYFVWIGHVDATEKLKIDYELKRTGLNKQVIFTGKKENPQDYFQIFDVFALTSREDPFPLVVLEAAALKKPIVCFDQAGGIPEFVANGGGHAVSYLDIYAMAQWISTLRDDLESLSKMGEIAATQVEHYDVTVAGKKIYQLLEDAVARYSKS encoded by the coding sequence TTGAAAAAGCATTTATTAGTGATTAGTCATGAAGCCTCTCGCACAGGGGCTGTTCTTGTCTTGCTTAATCTCCTCCAATGGTTTAGACAACAAAATCTGTTTGAGATTACAATTATCCTATATCGAACAGGAGAACTGGAACCAGATTTCAGAGCAGTTGGCAACGTATATATCTGGAATAAAGAAGAAAGTTCACAGACAAATACCTATACACAGTTAGTTTCAAAAATCCAAAACAAACTTTCAGGAAGTAGTAAACATAAATATATTCTGGAAGCTTTACGAACTCATAAATGGGAGGCTGTATATATAAATACAGCACTAGCCGCCAGAATTTTGCCTGAGATTGCCTCCTTGTTACACTGTCCTATCTTCTGTCATATCCATGAACTGGAGATAGTATTGCAAACATACTGCAGACTTGATAAATTCAGTAAGGCAGAACCTTTTATTACTCACTATATAACCGCATCAGAGGCCGTAAAACAAAATCTTATTGAAAACAAACATATAAGTCTTCATAAACCCCAGCATGTTGTTTATGAATGGATTGATACAAGCAAAATCCGTAAGCCATCGAAAAAAACATCTGATGTCAAGAAAGAATTGGGTATCCCTGAGAATGCATTTGTTGTAGGTGGCTCTGGATTGGTAGAATGGCGTAAAGGAGCAGACTTATTTTTAATGGTAGCTGATTACCTTCGTCTAAAGAATGAATTGAACAATACGTATTTTGTCTGGATCGGCCATGTAGATGCTACAGAGAAGCTAAAAATTGATTATGAATTAAAACGTACAGGCCTGAATAAACAAGTGATATTTACAGGTAAGAAAGAAAATCCTCAAGACTATTTTCAAATTTTTGATGTGTTTGCACTCACCTCCCGTGAAGACCCATTTCCCTTAGTTGTACTGGAAGCAGCAGCTCTTAAAAAGCCTATTGTATGTTTCGATCAAGCTGGTGGCATTCCTGAGTTTGTAGCCAATGGTGGTGGACATGCAGTATCCTATCTTGATATTTATGCAATGGCACAATGGATCTCTACACTAAGAGATGATCTGGAAAGCTTATCTAAGATGGGAGAAATCGCGGCAACACAGGTTGAACACTATGATGTTACTGTAGCAGGAAAGAAAATATATCAACTACTTGAAGATGCTGTAGCGAGGTACTCAAAATCTTGA
- a CDS encoding glycosyltransferase has protein sequence MLPKLTIITPTYNAAATLEETILSVVNQSYKNIEYILIDGNSTDTTINIIKEYAAKYPIIRWISEPDEGIYDAMNKGVGMSTGEWIYFLGSDDILYTKTTINDLFSSVDTSLWDVIYGDVIFKVSGIRYNGAFTVAKLYWQNICHQAIFARKEIFDTIGLFNTNYKVLADYEFNIRWIQNPNIRSTFFHNIIALYNEEGFSGKKGDEAFNTDKDTFFHSWTPPKVSIILPLDKNTEYLTECIESILQQSYSRLELILIANKESNNKNISEIINYYLEKDNRVHKLTTSSTNLRNQWDEGINISKGDIIWIANVNNYWLSSFLERMLTHLSIHASAGVLCCESYPIDYYNNNLPVKISTSSSTEPLANNFHSGAKFINKYMLQKNNMQSPKTILFRKDIYNRVGWLESKIQDNIDYVLWIKILSVSDIVYISEPPLNFHRNTLLDNNEVLSQNTKPEILSIIKTIRNLSHDHTFNKKTLKTMVNTFIRYWFQINNETNISLKDNTWIFYNVVSSNKSSFITVLKFFKYYQLKNIKKLFQSS, from the coding sequence ATGCTCCCCAAATTAACCATTATTACACCTACTTACAATGCGGCAGCAACACTCGAAGAAACAATTTTGAGTGTTGTAAATCAGTCCTATAAAAACATTGAATACATACTTATTGATGGAAACTCTACAGATACTACCATCAATATCATTAAAGAATATGCAGCAAAATATCCCATAATCCGCTGGATTTCTGAACCAGATGAGGGAATCTATGATGCGATGAATAAAGGAGTTGGTATGAGTACAGGGGAATGGATCTATTTTTTAGGTAGTGATGACATCCTTTATACCAAGACGACTATTAATGATTTATTCTCTTCTGTAGATACTTCTCTATGGGATGTTATTTATGGTGATGTTATTTTTAAGGTTAGTGGAATACGCTATAATGGAGCATTTACTGTTGCAAAGCTTTATTGGCAGAATATTTGTCACCAGGCAATTTTTGCCAGGAAAGAGATTTTTGATACGATTGGCTTATTTAATACAAACTACAAAGTACTTGCAGACTATGAATTCAATATAAGATGGATTCAAAATCCGAACATTCGCTCTACCTTCTTTCATAATATTATTGCACTATATAATGAAGAAGGCTTTAGTGGCAAGAAAGGAGACGAGGCTTTTAATACTGATAAAGATACATTCTTTCACTCCTGGACTCCTCCTAAAGTATCTATCATACTTCCACTTGATAAAAATACAGAATATCTAACTGAATGCATAGAAAGTATACTTCAGCAAAGTTATTCCAGACTAGAACTGATCTTGATAGCCAACAAAGAATCCAACAATAAAAATATATCAGAAATTATAAATTATTATCTTGAAAAAGATAATAGAGTTCACAAACTAACTACTTCATCTACAAACTTACGTAATCAATGGGATGAGGGTATCAATATTTCTAAAGGAGATATCATCTGGATTGCAAATGTCAATAATTATTGGTTGTCTTCCTTTCTGGAAAGAATGCTCACACATCTATCTATACATGCATCTGCAGGAGTTCTTTGTTGCGAGTCTTATCCTATTGATTATTATAACAACAATTTACCTGTTAAGATATCAACAAGCAGTTCGACAGAACCTTTAGCAAATAATTTTCACTCAGGAGCCAAATTCATTAATAAATATATGCTTCAAAAGAATAATATGCAAAGTCCCAAAACCATATTATTCAGGAAAGATATATATAATCGCGTTGGATGGTTAGAGAGTAAAATACAGGATAATATCGACTATGTATTATGGATAAAGATTTTATCTGTAAGCGACATTGTATATATATCAGAGCCTCCTCTAAACTTTCATAGAAATACATTATTAGATAATAATGAAGTGCTTAGTCAAAATACAAAGCCTGAAATACTATCTATTATTAAAACTATAAGAAATCTCTCTCATGATCATACCTTTAATAAAAAGACTCTAAAAACAATGGTGAATACTTTTATCAGATATTGGTTTCAAATAAATAATGAAACCAATATCTCATTAAAAGATAATACTTGGATTTTTTATAATGTAGTATCCTCTAATAAAAGTTCATTTATAACTGTCTTAAAATTCTTTAAGTATTATCAACTTAAAAATATAAAAAAACTGTTTCAATCTTCTTGA
- a CDS encoding glycosyltransferase family 2 protein, translating to MTFPKITIVTPSFNQAKYLEKTILSIVKQEYPNLEYIIIDGGSTDGSIDIIRKYEKHLTYWESEKDNGLYDALNKGFKKSTGEIMGWLNSDDLLHQNSLFVLADIFSNVPKVKWIQGYPSVFDDRGRIVYSRPHKFSKYSFYLKEFLSDGQFIQQESTYWRRELWEKAGQQICTTYKYAGDFELWMRFFRHETLYVTNALIGGFRVRQQGQLSRDSYQEYLSEAENIIQQEIVSLNLLPTLKRLQFYRKYLANIPFVQNRFRKYASVDCPQMINYDLTLDRFTG from the coding sequence TTGACATTTCCAAAGATTACTATAGTAACGCCTTCGTTCAATCAAGCAAAATATCTTGAAAAAACGATACTATCTATTGTTAAACAAGAATATCCAAATCTCGAATATATCATTATTGATGGAGGAAGTACAGATGGTTCTATTGATATAATTCGTAAATATGAAAAACACCTAACCTACTGGGAAAGTGAAAAAGATAATGGACTCTACGATGCACTAAATAAAGGTTTTAAAAAGTCTACCGGAGAGATTATGGGATGGCTGAATTCTGATGATTTGCTTCATCAGAATTCTCTTTTTGTATTGGCTGATATTTTTTCTAACGTTCCCAAAGTAAAATGGATACAAGGTTATCCAAGTGTATTTGACGATAGGGGTCGTATTGTCTATAGCAGACCACATAAGTTTTCTAAATACTCTTTTTATTTGAAGGAGTTTTTATCAGATGGGCAATTCATCCAGCAAGAATCAACCTATTGGCGAAGAGAGCTTTGGGAAAAAGCTGGTCAACAGATTTGCACGACTTATAAATATGCTGGTGATTTTGAGCTTTGGATGCGTTTTTTCAGACATGAAACACTGTATGTTACGAATGCACTCATTGGTGGCTTTAGAGTGAGACAACAGGGACAGCTTTCCAGAGATTCTTATCAGGAATACCTTTCTGAAGCTGAAAATATCATTCAGCAAGAGATTGTCTCTCTTAATCTACTTCCAACCTTAAAGAGGCTTCAATTTTACAGAAAATACCTGGCTAACATTCCTTTTGTCCAAAATCGGTTCAGAAAGTATGCTTCTGTTGATTGCCCTCAAATGATAAACTATGATCTGACATTGGATAGATTTACAGGCTAG